A single window of Nitrospirota bacterium DNA harbors:
- the aroF gene encoding 3-deoxy-7-phosphoheptulonate synthase gives MIIVLRKGCSKKQIEGIVKKIEAVGLTPHVSVGVERTVIGAIGDERGKVQLQNLEALPCVEKMVPILQPYKLASREFKRDRTVVTVGRAVFGAGHFGIIAGPCSVESEKQIIKAAEGVKKAGARMLRGGAFKPRTSPYSFQGMEEEGLKLLAKARTETGLPFVTEVINTRSAELAAEYADMLQIGARNVQNFSLLRTVGRLGKPILLKRGMSTTIQEFLMSAEYVLSEGCTALVLCERGIRTFENATRNTLDISAVPVIQERSHLPIIIDPSHATGVRQYIPPLCFAALAAGADGVMLEVHPDPARALCDGPQSLDIEEFGQVMEKLKTLSRAAKVKL, from the coding sequence ATGATCATCGTTTTGAGGAAAGGGTGCAGCAAAAAACAGATTGAAGGCATCGTGAAAAAGATAGAGGCCGTGGGGCTCACCCCTCACGTCAGCGTGGGCGTGGAGCGCACGGTCATCGGCGCCATCGGCGACGAGCGGGGCAAGGTGCAGCTTCAGAACCTCGAGGCCCTGCCCTGCGTGGAGAAGATGGTCCCCATCCTTCAGCCCTACAAGCTGGCCAGCCGGGAGTTCAAGCGCGACCGCACCGTGGTCACCGTGGGCAGGGCGGTCTTCGGCGCGGGCCACTTCGGCATCATCGCCGGGCCCTGCTCGGTGGAAAGCGAAAAGCAGATAATAAAGGCCGCCGAGGGCGTCAAGAAGGCCGGGGCCCGTATGCTCCGGGGCGGGGCCTTCAAGCCCCGCACCTCGCCCTATTCTTTCCAGGGGATGGAGGAGGAGGGCCTCAAGCTCCTGGCCAAGGCGCGCACGGAGACGGGGCTGCCCTTCGTCACGGAGGTCATCAACACCCGGAGCGCCGAGCTGGCCGCCGAGTACGCCGACATGCTCCAGATAGGGGCCAGAAACGTGCAGAACTTCTCCCTGCTGCGCACCGTGGGGAGGCTGGGCAAGCCCATCCTCCTCAAGCGGGGCATGTCCACCACCATCCAGGAGTTCCTCATGTCTGCCGAGTACGTGCTCTCGGAGGGCTGCACGGCCCTGGTGCTTTGCGAGCGGGGCATCCGCACCTTCGAGAACGCCACGCGCAACACCCTGGACATCTCCGCTGTCCCCGTCATCCAGGAGCGCTCCCACCTGCCCATCATCATCGACCCCTCCCACGCCACGGGCGTCAGGCAGTACATCCCGCCCCTGTGCTTCGCCGCCCTGGCCGCCGGGGCCGACGGCGTCATGCTGGAGGTCCATCCCGACCCCGCCCGGGCCCTCTGCGACGGGCCGCAGTCGCTGGACATCGAGGAGTTCGGGCAGGTGATGGAAAAACTCAAGACCCTGTCCCGGGCCGCCAAGGTCAAGCTCTAA
- a CDS encoding ChaN family lipoprotein, translated as MAGGFFRKSVLPVLVLLAFVLSPGRGLAHERVLRTSDGETISREQMYKEIRDVRLVFMGEAHTYAPHHRAELEVLKALHGSRKDALAAGLEMFRSRDQKALNEWVAGELSEERFSAIYLANWGYPWRFYRQIFLYARREKVHLIGLNVPKEITEKVARDGFDSLTEEDLKGIPPVLTCNVDREYMDYIRMMYRMHGPGDKTFVHFCEAQLLWDKAMAWHVIQYLKNNPRSSVLVLAGYTHALKQGIPTQMDRMEGGYPYVVIQPLMPGMDPGELTHENADYVLIDY; from the coding sequence ATGGCAGGAGGCTTTTTCAGGAAATCCGTCCTCCCCGTTCTGGTCCTTCTGGCCTTTGTGCTTTCGCCGGGCAGGGGGCTGGCCCACGAGCGCGTCCTGAGGACCAGCGATGGCGAGACCATCAGCCGCGAGCAGATGTACAAAGAAATCCGGGACGTGCGCCTCGTCTTCATGGGCGAGGCTCACACGTACGCGCCCCACCACAGGGCGGAGCTCGAGGTCCTGAAGGCGCTGCACGGGTCCCGGAAAGACGCCCTGGCCGCGGGCCTCGAGATGTTCAGGTCCAGGGACCAGAAAGCCCTGAACGAATGGGTGGCGGGGGAGCTTTCCGAGGAGCGTTTCAGCGCCATCTACCTGGCCAACTGGGGCTATCCGTGGCGCTTCTACCGGCAGATATTTCTCTATGCGCGCCGGGAGAAGGTCCACCTGATAGGGCTCAACGTTCCGAAGGAGATTACCGAGAAGGTCGCCCGCGACGGCTTCGATTCCCTCACCGAGGAGGACCTGAAGGGCATCCCCCCGGTGCTCACCTGTAACGTGGACAGGGAGTACATGGATTACATCCGCATGATGTACCGCATGCACGGGCCCGGGGACAAGACGTTCGTCCACTTCTGCGAGGCTCAGCTCCTCTGGGACAAGGCCATGGCGTGGCACGTCATCCAGTACCTCAAGAACAACCCCCGAAGCTCCGTGCTGGTGCTGGCCGGCTATACCCACGCCCTCAAGCAGGGCATCCCCACGCAGATGGACCGCATGGAGGGGGGCTATCCCTACGTCGTCATCCAGCCCCTCATGCCCGGCATGGACCCCGGCGAGCTCACCCACGAGAACGCGGACTACGTCCTGATAGACTACTGA
- a CDS encoding nitrilase-related carbon-nitrogen hydrolase, translating into MKIALLQMDGAWENPARNHERARALAAEAGAGGARLCVLPEMFSTGFTMNVDALREDSGTERFLADLARECRVAVVAGYAERARGGRARNLAGVWDAEGGLLARYAKMHPFSPAGEERCFEAGEGPVLFGIEGMEASVFICYDLRFPEVFREVAPRAAALFVLANWPRSRREHWLVLLRARAIENQCFVVGVNRVGTDGNGIAYCGDSAVFGPEGETLLVAGDGEGVFPAELDPALVQEARRRLPALRDRRR; encoded by the coding sequence GTGAAAATAGCCCTTCTTCAGATGGACGGGGCATGGGAGAACCCGGCCCGCAACCACGAGCGTGCCCGGGCCCTCGCTGCGGAGGCCGGGGCCGGAGGAGCCCGCCTGTGCGTTCTTCCGGAGATGTTCTCCACGGGATTTACCATGAACGTGGACGCCCTGCGCGAGGACTCCGGCACGGAGCGCTTTCTCGCCGACCTGGCCCGCGAGTGCAGGGTCGCCGTGGTGGCGGGCTATGCCGAGCGGGCCCGGGGCGGGAGGGCCAGGAACCTGGCCGGCGTCTGGGATGCCGAGGGAGGCCTCCTTGCCCGGTACGCCAAGATGCATCCCTTCTCCCCCGCGGGGGAGGAACGTTGCTTCGAGGCCGGCGAGGGGCCGGTGCTCTTCGGCATCGAGGGCATGGAGGCAAGCGTTTTCATCTGCTACGACCTCCGGTTCCCCGAGGTTTTCAGGGAGGTGGCCCCCCGGGCCGCCGCCCTGTTCGTCCTGGCCAACTGGCCCCGCAGCCGGAGGGAGCACTGGCTGGTGCTCCTCAGGGCCAGGGCAATCGAGAACCAGTGTTTCGTGGTGGGGGTAAACCGCGTGGGGACGGACGGAAACGGCATCGCCTACTGCGGGGACTCGGCGGTCTTCGGCCCCGAAGGGGAGACCCTGCTTGTGGCGGGGGACGGGGAGGGCGTGTTTCCGGCGGAGCTGGACCCGGCGCTGGTGCAGGAGGCCCGGCGGCGTTTGCCCGCCCTGAGGGACAGGAGAAGGTGA
- the rpsU gene encoding 30S ribosomal protein S21 → MEIRVNDNDVEKALKVLKREVQKNGLLGELKKRRYYEKPSEKLRRKQRESRKRQLKSQRKRR, encoded by the coding sequence TTGGAAATACGGGTCAACGACAATGATGTCGAAAAAGCCCTGAAAGTCCTCAAGAGGGAGGTCCAGAAGAACGGCCTCCTCGGGGAGCTGAAGAAGCGCCGCTACTACGAGAAGCCCTCCGAGAAGCTGCGCCGCAAGCAGAGGGAGTCCCGCAAGCGCCAGCTCAAGAGCCAGAGAAAGCGCCGCTGA
- a CDS encoding F0F1 ATP synthase subunit epsilon, with product MAEKLRLDIVTPYGAVFSDEVDEVTATGSEGEFGVLPEHAPFVTTLRAGLFQARKDGQPLYFFVGWGYAEVGPEKTAVLADSAERAEDIDVERAMEAKRRAEDRLKEQEDVDFTRAEAALERALTRIHIVERVVGR from the coding sequence ATGGCCGAGAAGCTCAGGCTCGACATCGTCACCCCCTACGGGGCCGTCTTCAGCGACGAGGTGGACGAGGTGACGGCCACCGGAAGCGAGGGCGAGTTCGGGGTGCTGCCGGAGCACGCTCCCTTCGTCACGACCCTCAGGGCGGGCCTGTTTCAGGCGCGCAAGGACGGGCAGCCCCTGTACTTCTTCGTGGGCTGGGGCTATGCGGAGGTGGGGCCCGAGAAGACGGCCGTCCTGGCCGACAGTGCGGAGCGCGCCGAGGACATCGACGTCGAGAGGGCCATGGAGGCCAAGCGGAGGGCCGAAGACCGTCTCAAGGAGCAGGAAGACGTGGACTTCACCCGGGCGGAGGCGGCCCTGGAGAGGGCCCTGACGCGGATTCACATAGTCGAGAGAGTCGTCGGGCGGTAA
- the atpD gene encoding F0F1 ATP synthase subunit beta: MQENVGKVDQVIGAVVDLEFEDKMPEILNAVKIEQAPDPEKGTPGFNLTLEVAAHLGENKVRTIAMGGTDGLVRGTPALDTGQPISIPVGEGTLGRIINVVGEPQDQLGPVKCEKRSPIHKEAPEFVEQNPSTEVFETGVKVFDLLVPFVRGGKMGMFGGAGVGKTVIIMEMIHNIAMKHGGVSCFAGVGERTREGNDLYREMKESGVLDKVALVYGQMNEPPGARLRVALSAITTAEYFRDEGQDVLIFIDNIFRYTLAGSEVSALLGRMPSAVGYQPNLGTDMGVLQERITTTKKGSITSMQAIYVPADDLTDPAVATAFTHLDGTVVLSRQISELGIYPAVDPLDSTSRILDPRVLGEEHYKVARSVQMILQRYKELQDIIAILGMEELSEDDKLTVARARKIQRFLSQPFHVAETFTGTPGKYVKLEDTIKGFNDIVEGKYDAMPEQAFYMVGTMEEAEEKGRQLGWEG; encoded by the coding sequence ATGCAGGAGAACGTCGGAAAAGTCGACCAGGTCATCGGCGCGGTCGTGGACCTGGAGTTCGAAGATAAAATGCCCGAGATCTTGAACGCCGTCAAGATCGAGCAGGCCCCCGACCCCGAAAAGGGCACCCCGGGCTTCAACCTTACCCTGGAGGTGGCCGCCCACCTGGGCGAGAACAAGGTTCGCACCATCGCCATGGGGGGCACCGACGGCCTGGTCCGGGGCACGCCGGCGCTGGACACCGGGCAGCCCATCAGCATCCCGGTGGGCGAAGGCACCCTGGGGAGAATCATCAACGTGGTCGGCGAGCCCCAGGACCAGCTGGGCCCGGTCAAGTGCGAGAAGCGCAGCCCCATCCACAAGGAGGCCCCGGAGTTCGTGGAGCAGAACCCCTCCACGGAGGTCTTCGAGACGGGCGTGAAGGTGTTCGACCTGCTGGTCCCCTTCGTCCGCGGCGGAAAGATGGGCATGTTCGGCGGCGCCGGGGTGGGCAAGACCGTCATCATCATGGAGATGATCCACAACATCGCCATGAAGCACGGCGGCGTCTCCTGCTTCGCTGGCGTCGGGGAGCGCACGCGCGAGGGCAACGACCTGTACCGCGAGATGAAGGAGTCGGGCGTTCTGGACAAGGTCGCCCTGGTCTACGGGCAGATGAACGAGCCCCCGGGGGCTCGGTTGAGGGTGGCCCTGAGCGCCATCACCACGGCCGAGTACTTCCGGGACGAGGGGCAGGACGTCCTGATATTCATCGACAACATTTTCCGCTATACCCTGGCGGGCTCCGAAGTCTCGGCCCTCCTGGGACGGATGCCCTCGGCGGTGGGCTACCAGCCCAACCTGGGGACCGACATGGGGGTGCTTCAGGAGCGCATCACCACCACGAAGAAGGGCTCCATCACCTCCATGCAGGCCATCTACGTGCCGGCCGACGACCTGACGGACCCGGCGGTGGCCACCGCGTTCACCCACCTGGACGGCACCGTCGTTCTCTCGCGGCAGATATCGGAGCTGGGCATCTATCCCGCCGTGGACCCGCTGGACAGCACCTCCCGCATCCTGGACCCCCGGGTCCTCGGAGAAGAGCACTACAAGGTGGCCCGGAGCGTGCAGATGATCCTTCAGCGCTACAAGGAGCTGCAGGACATCATCGCCATCCTGGGCATGGAGGAGCTGTCCGAGGACGACAAGCTCACCGTGGCCCGGGCCCGGAAGATACAGCGGTTCCTCTCTCAGCCCTTCCACGTGGCCGAGACCTTCACCGGGACCCCCGGCAAGTACGTCAAGCTGGAAGACACCATCAAGGGCTTCAATGACATTGTCGAGGGCAAGTACGACGCCATGCCCGAGCAGGCCTTCTACATGGTGGGCACCATGGAAGAGGCCGAGGAGAAGGGCCGCCAGCTGGGCTGGGAAGGATAG
- the atpG gene encoding ATP synthase F1 subunit gamma, with protein sequence MATLRDIQRRIRAVKSTRQITRAMKMVSAAKLRRAQGRMLELRPYADKMQSVIEGLAARTKEEAHPLLAVRPRHNVEVLVITSDRGLCGAFNTNILRSASALMAELGKEEVNSVSGGPVDAGVSVVGKKARDYYRRRRIEVSNTWVGLSGKISFREAQQIAAGMTSRFIEGDLDEVYMVYNEFVNVIRQQVRAVKLLPMAAGEEAAGGAEAGPAAGYIYEPSEELLLDALLPKNVEVQVYRALLESQASEEAARMSAMENATKSANEMIEKLTLQYNKARQATITAELMDIVGGVEALKAS encoded by the coding sequence ATGGCAACGCTGAGAGACATACAGCGGCGCATCCGGGCCGTCAAGAGCACCCGGCAGATTACCCGGGCCATGAAGATGGTCTCGGCGGCCAAGCTCCGCCGGGCCCAGGGCCGGATGCTGGAGCTGAGGCCCTACGCCGACAAGATGCAGTCCGTCATAGAGGGCCTGGCGGCGCGCACGAAGGAGGAGGCCCATCCCCTTCTGGCCGTGCGGCCCCGGCACAACGTCGAGGTTCTGGTCATCACCTCGGACAGGGGGCTCTGCGGGGCCTTCAACACCAACATCCTCCGCTCGGCCTCCGCGCTGATGGCCGAGCTGGGCAAGGAAGAGGTGAACTCCGTTTCCGGCGGGCCGGTGGATGCGGGTGTTAGCGTCGTGGGCAAGAAGGCGCGGGATTATTACAGGCGCAGAAGAATCGAGGTCAGCAACACCTGGGTCGGCCTCTCGGGGAAGATATCCTTCCGTGAGGCCCAGCAGATAGCCGCCGGCATGACTTCCCGCTTCATCGAGGGCGACCTGGACGAGGTCTACATGGTCTATAACGAGTTCGTCAACGTCATCCGGCAGCAGGTGCGGGCCGTAAAACTCCTGCCCATGGCGGCGGGGGAGGAGGCGGCCGGGGGGGCCGAGGCGGGCCCCGCGGCGGGGTACATCTACGAGCCTTCCGAGGAGCTGCTCCTGGACGCCCTGCTGCCCAAGAACGTGGAGGTCCAGGTGTACCGGGCGCTCCTGGAGTCGCAGGCCTCGGAGGAGGCCGCGCGGATGTCTGCCATGGAAAACGCCACCAAGAGCGCCAACGAAATGATAGAGAAGCTCACCTTGCAGTACAACAAGGCGCGCCAGGCGACCATCACGGCGGAGCTCATGGACATCGTGGGCGGGGTGGAGGCCCTGAAGGCCTCGTAG
- the atpA gene encoding F0F1 ATP synthase subunit alpha, translating into MEIKVDEISELLRKQITAFEKKVDVSEVGTVVSVGDGIARLYGLDNCMAGELLEFPNNVFGMALNLEEDAVGAVLFGSDAFVKEGDVVKRTGTIMSVPVGEALLGRTVNAIGQPIDGRGSMETGESRFVDVVAPGIIERQPVREPLQTGLKAIDSMIPIGRGQRELIIGDRQTGKTAIALDAIINQKNSGVVCIYVAVGQKRSSIVNTVKILEENGAMEHTIVVSATASEPAPLQYIAPYTGCAIGEYFRDKGGHALIIYDDLSKQATAYRQLSLLLRRPPGREAYPGDVFYLHSRLLERAAKLSDEKGGGSLTALPIIETQAGDVSGYIPTNVISITDGQIYLEPELFYAGVRPAVNVGLSVSRVGGAAQTKGMKQVAGTLRLDLAQYRELAAFAQFGSDLDKSTLAQIERGKRMVELLKQDQYEPLAVEEQVITLFAATQGYLDDLPVEAVRKFEAELLQYIRDAGREAAAEVREKGALDEDLKGKLRGVLDDFKKGFQP; encoded by the coding sequence ATGGAAATCAAGGTCGACGAAATAAGCGAGCTCTTGCGCAAGCAGATAACCGCCTTCGAAAAGAAGGTCGACGTCAGCGAGGTGGGCACGGTGGTCTCCGTGGGCGACGGCATTGCCCGCCTGTACGGGCTGGACAACTGCATGGCCGGCGAGCTCCTGGAGTTTCCCAACAACGTCTTCGGCATGGCCCTGAACCTCGAGGAGGACGCCGTGGGCGCGGTCCTCTTCGGTTCGGACGCCTTCGTCAAGGAAGGCGACGTGGTCAAGCGCACGGGGACCATCATGTCGGTGCCGGTGGGCGAGGCTCTCCTGGGGCGCACGGTCAACGCCATCGGACAGCCCATCGACGGCAGGGGCTCCATGGAGACGGGCGAGAGCAGGTTCGTCGACGTGGTGGCCCCGGGCATCATCGAGCGGCAGCCGGTGCGCGAGCCGCTTCAGACCGGGCTGAAGGCCATCGACTCCATGATTCCCATCGGCCGCGGCCAGCGGGAGCTCATCATTGGCGACCGGCAGACCGGCAAGACGGCCATCGCCCTGGACGCCATCATCAACCAGAAGAACTCCGGCGTCGTCTGCATTTACGTGGCCGTGGGGCAGAAGCGCTCGAGCATCGTCAACACCGTGAAAATCCTGGAGGAAAACGGGGCCATGGAGCACACCATCGTGGTTTCGGCCACGGCGAGCGAGCCGGCCCCGCTTCAGTACATCGCTCCGTACACGGGGTGCGCCATCGGCGAGTACTTCAGGGACAAGGGGGGCCACGCCCTCATCATCTACGACGACCTGAGCAAGCAGGCCACGGCCTACCGGCAGCTTTCCCTGCTTCTGAGGCGCCCGCCGGGGCGGGAGGCCTACCCCGGGGACGTCTTCTACCTGCACTCCAGGCTGCTTGAGCGGGCGGCCAAGCTCTCCGACGAGAAGGGAGGGGGCTCCCTGACCGCCCTGCCCATCATCGAGACCCAGGCCGGCGACGTCTCGGGCTACATTCCCACCAACGTCATCTCCATCACGGACGGCCAGATATACCTGGAGCCGGAGCTTTTCTACGCCGGCGTCAGGCCGGCCGTCAACGTGGGCCTTTCGGTCAGCCGCGTGGGCGGCGCGGCCCAGACCAAGGGGATGAAGCAGGTGGCCGGCACCCTGAGGCTCGACCTGGCCCAGTACCGGGAGCTTGCGGCCTTTGCCCAGTTCGGCTCCGACCTGGACAAGTCCACGCTGGCCCAGATAGAAAGAGGCAAGCGCATGGTGGAGCTCCTGAAGCAGGACCAGTATGAGCCCCTTGCCGTGGAGGAGCAGGTCATCACGCTGTTTGCGGCCACCCAGGGCTACCTGGACGACCTGCCGGTGGAGGCCGTGCGGAAGTTCGAGGCCGAGCTGCTTCAGTACATCCGGGACGCCGGGCGGGAGGCGGCCGCGGAGGTCCGGGAGAAGGGCGCCCTCGACGAGGACCTCAAGGGCAAGCTCCGCGGTGTCCTGGACGACTTCAAGAAGGGATTTCAGCCCTAG
- the atpH gene encoding ATP synthase F1 subunit delta, translated as MKNNRNAKRYARMFLGAVGEDAPGALEELALVDALLGRSEDFKNFLLNPVFTDEEHQKGLEAVGSRAALSPTTVKFLTFLSEEAAAGAIPEILRHAVALYAERRGLAKATVVTPMPLNGSYAARLKEALKRVSAREVTVEFQTDPSLLGGVLVKMGSTMFDGSIRGQLRLLKDELIKG; from the coding sequence ATGAAGAACAACCGGAACGCAAAACGCTACGCGCGGATGTTCCTCGGGGCCGTGGGAGAGGACGCCCCCGGAGCCCTGGAGGAGCTGGCCCTGGTGGACGCCCTCCTGGGGCGGAGCGAGGACTTCAAGAACTTCCTCCTGAACCCCGTGTTCACCGACGAGGAGCACCAGAAGGGCCTGGAGGCGGTGGGCTCCCGGGCGGCCCTGTCTCCGACGACGGTGAAGTTTCTGACGTTTCTCTCCGAGGAGGCTGCGGCGGGGGCCATTCCGGAGATACTGAGGCACGCCGTGGCCCTCTATGCCGAGAGGCGCGGCCTGGCCAAGGCCACGGTGGTTACGCCCATGCCCCTGAACGGCTCTTACGCGGCCAGGCTCAAGGAGGCCCTGAAGAGGGTCTCCGCCAGGGAAGTGACCGTGGAGTTTCAGACCGACCCTTCCCTTCTGGGGGGCGTGCTTGTAAAGATGGGCAGCACCATGTTCGACGGGAGCATCAGAGGACAGCTGCGGCTCCTCAAAGATGAGCTGATAAAGGGGTGA
- the atpF gene encoding F0F1 ATP synthase subunit B: protein MTSMKELAKRYLPLVPGALFLCALLAGPVFGAPEGGGEEHGSVLLGFLWQLINFAILAAALIYFGRKPVRDFFRTRSETIKKSLDEAREAKELAQKALDEVEQRLREKDKEAEEMMRLSTERGGRERDRLHEEGERLSQKILEQARVNIDFELNQARAAIKAEAVELAMELAEKRLEGKITKDEQERLLEEALGKIEKE, encoded by the coding sequence TTTTCCTTTGCGCCCTGCTGGCCGGGCCCGTTTTCGGGGCCCCCGAGGGGGGCGGGGAGGAGCACGGCTCCGTCCTTCTGGGCTTCCTGTGGCAGCTGATAAATTTCGCCATCCTGGCGGCCGCCCTCATCTATTTCGGAAGAAAGCCCGTCAGAGACTTTTTCCGCACCCGGAGCGAAACCATCAAGAAGAGCCTCGACGAGGCACGGGAGGCCAAGGAGCTGGCCCAGAAGGCCCTCGACGAGGTGGAGCAGCGCCTGAGGGAGAAGGACAAGGAGGCCGAGGAAATGATGCGGCTCTCCACGGAGAGAGGCGGACGGGAGCGCGACCGCCTTCACGAGGAGGGCGAGCGCCTCAGCCAGAAGATTCTGGAGCAGGCCAGGGTGAACATAGACTTCGAGCTGAACCAGGCCCGCGCGGCCATCAAGGCCGAGGCCGTGGAGCTGGCCATGGAGCTGGCCGAAAAGAGGCTGGAAGGCAAGATAACCAAGGACGAGCAGGAGCGCCTCCTGGAAGAGGCCCTCGGGAAGATAGAGAAGGAATGA